One segment of Arvicanthis niloticus isolate mArvNil1 chromosome 5, mArvNil1.pat.X, whole genome shotgun sequence DNA contains the following:
- the LOC117708386 gene encoding oogenesin-3-like yields MVICSQCPDEDDSSEEDTTEVYSPLTLEKLARQRLLREEALAISALKDLPHLLFPAMFEEAFINGHTKVLTAMIPVWPYPYLYVGMMIKNRNLETLKAMLEGLDILIAQKVRSSRCKLRQINWKNKYHNVIGIWAGSHELLTRFMTQKQPVQNSPGCGVKKELKVTTQLEIMEGRLDESDRYLFQWAQQRKDSIHLCNTNLEIQGLTKATVIEIFKFLHADCVQDLMLCHLSIEDFDFLNPYLRQMNNLLNLTLCHITDTRSMDDSEMSLLPTFHCLQTLSVNDVPYVYGNLKGFLRCLKNPLESLIITECDLSQSDLDCLPYCLNIFELRYLTLASINLCDLLLEPLGFFLERVGHTLENLELESCGIQDSQLNTLLPALSQCSQLRVVSFNDNEFSLLFLKELLHHTAQLSQLEREVCPAPLECYDRGIVLSHRLENLCPELLDILTAKRMPMEVTFETIECSNCGGFYTYDLETESCHFHI; encoded by the exons ATGGTGATCTGTTCCCAGTGTCCAGATGAA GATGACTCTTCAGAAGAAGACACAACAGAAGTCTACTCTCCACTCACTCTTGAGAAGCTGGCAAGACAGAGGCTACTGAGGGAGGAGGCCTTGGCCATTTCTGCTCTCAAGGACCTGCCCCATCTTCTGTTCCCAGCGATGTTTGAGGAGGCCTTCATTAATGGGCATACAAAGGTCTTGACAGCCATGATACCTGTGTGGCCTTACCCATACCTTTATGTAGGAATGATGATAAAAAACCGCAACTTGGAGACTTTGAAGGCTATGCTTGAGGGACTAGATATACTGATTGCACAAAAGGTTCGCTCCAG TAGGTGCAAACTCAGACAGATCAATTGGAAGAATAAATACCACAATGTTATTGGCATATGGGCTGGATCCCATGAACTCTTAACAAGATTTATGACACAGAAGCAGCCAGTGCAGAATAGTCCTGGCTGTGGGGTGAAGAAAGAATTGAAGGTGACAACACAACTTGAAATCATGGAAGGCAGACTTGATGAATCTGACAGATACTTGTTTCAGTGGGCCCAGCAGAGAAAAGATTCCATTCATCTGTGCAATACAAATCTAGAGATTCAGGGTTTAACCAAAGCTACAGTCATAGAAATCTTCAAGTTTTTACATGCAGACTGTGTACAAGATCTAATGCTATGTCATCTTTCTATAGAagattttgattttcttaatcCCTACCTGAGGCAGATGAACAATCTTCTCAATCTCACACTATGTCACATCACAGATACAAGAAGTATGGATGATTCTGAAATGTCACTACTTCCCACGTTCCACTGTCTCCAGACACTCTCTGTAAATGATGTCCCCTACGTATATGGCAACCTGAAAGGATTCCTCAG GTGCCTGAAGAATCCTTTGGAGTCACTTATCATCACTGAATGTGACCTCTCACAGTCAGACTTGGATTGCCTGCCCTATTGCCTAAATATTTTTGAGCTCAGATATTTAACCCTTGCTAGTATTAATTTATGTGATTTACTCCTTGAGCCTCTTGGGTTTTTCCTTGAGAGAGTTGGACATACCCTGGAAAACCTGGAATTAGAGTCATGTGGTATACAGGACTCTCAGTTGAATACCCTGCTGCCTGCCCTAAGCCAATGTTCCCAGCTCAGAGTTGTCAGTTTCAATGATAATgaattttctctgcttttcctgaAAGAACTTTTACACCACACAGCCCAGCTGAGCCAGCTGGAAAGAGAGGTATGCCCTGCCCCTCTGGAGTGCTATGATAGGGGTATAGTACTTTCACATAGATTAGAAAACTTGTGTCCTGAGCTCCTGGATATACTCACAGCCAAAAGAATGCCCATGGAGGTCACCTTTGAAACAATTGAATGCTCTAATTGTGGTGGGTTCTACACTTATGATCTGGAGACCGAAAGTTGCCATTTTCATATATAA